The genomic stretch ctgttcctgttctagttgtttgctcagtttctttttgtttttgttttaggtgtggctgttaataattgtgagtttgctgtcattttactatacattttttatcttctttttcttagataagtccctttaacatttcataacataagggctgggtgatgaagaactttcacttgaccttatctgagaagcatttatctgttcttctattctaaatgaaagctttgctggatagggcagccttggatgtaggtccttgcctttcatgacttggaatacttctttccagtcccttcttgcctgcaaggtctcttttgagaaatcagctgacagtctgatgggaactcctttgtaggtgactgtctccttatctcttgctgcttctaggattctctccttcatttttaccttgggtaatgtaattatgatgtgccttggtgtgttcctctttgggtccaacttcttttggactctctgagcttcctggacttcctggaagtctatttcctttgccggaatggggaagttctcctttattatttgttcaaatacgttttcagtttcttgctcttgttcttctccttctggcacccctatgatccggatgttggaatatttaaagatgtcctggaggttccgaagcttctcctcattttgttggattcttgtttcttcattcttttctgtttgaatgtttctttcttttttgtggtccacaccattgatttgagtcccagctttcattccatcactattggttccctatacatttttccttatttcacttagcgtagccttcatttttctatctaatttgcgaccaaaatcaaccaattctgtgagcatcctgatcaccagtgctttgaactgtgcatttgataggtcggctatctctcggttgcttaaaagtactggctctggggctttcaattctgtttgagccatctttttttttttcctttggtctggttgcgcctgttacatatgaggggcagagccttatgtgttcaccagggcagggcaccccagtcgctaggttgtgacgttgtatgcgGGGGCGGGGTATGAGGAGAAACAATGGTGGTTGCTCAgttctctgtcagacttcagtcacttccaccgcttcccctgagcaaactgggcccctctggtgccaatttcTGTTGgcgtgggcttgtgcacaccatgggactttccaaggacctctcctctgacgctgggagtctctccctgtgcctcaacccccaaaagtgttttcaatcagtgccccgaggctctatttcccggcgCTAGGACCCTGGGACCTCCCGGTCAGCTAGCTGCCTTGCGAGCAGTGCCCTGCTTCACAATCTCCGcttcgctgggtctgctggttgccacacCTTGGCCAGGGTCTACGGGCCACCGGCTGCCGCTTTCGTCCTCAGGGCccacccactgcggtcttgcGCACCCTGGGTGCCTTAAGCACCCGGTCCCAAAGCTCTCCACACCTCGCCGCAACCCACGCCCatctgcccgactctgcccctcctaccggtctggatgaacgtgtctattttaacttctgggttgtccgacttccattcagataaattttctatcagttctcgttattattctgtttctaaattgttgttgtccctatcttggttgtgcaaggaggtacagtgtgtctacctacctaagcctccatcttggcgggaAGTCTGTAACTTCTTTTATGTCATATTTAGAAAGACCTTCCTAAAGGCTGTTGGAAAGTATGTTTTTCTCACTGAAATGGGCCTATAAACAAAGCTGACGTTAATTCTCTAAACTAGAGAAACATACCTTATTCTCATCAAATGTTGTTTAATGAGAATGAGATCTCCATGAAGGCAGTGTCCAAACAACCTCTGGCATACAGGCTCTCAAATATCTGCTGAAtgccttcttcctttctattttccttAGTAGTTCACCTTGTTACTAATTCATCTAGTTTTACTCTTTCTTGCTTGAGTAATAAAagtactgatttcttttttaacccaAGAACTGTTTAACAAGGAAGTTTTAAATTTCTGGCTGGCAAGGGTGTTTTGTTTGcatttgttattaattttcaATTTCACTTCATGGCATTCAGAAAATATTGTCTATACTTCATACTTTTTGCaaaagcttatttaaaatttatatgaaaatgcaaagaaccAAGAAAAGCCAAATTGATCTTGCAGAATAACAAGCTTAGAGGACATAACCAAcgaaacataaaaaattattaatggtGCAAGGATAAATAGACCAACAGAGCAGAAAAGATACTGTAGAAACATATTGGATAATAAATACAGACACCTGATATATGACAGAGATGGCATTATACAGTGGTGGAAATGGAATGTTCTAAATGGGGGGAAAATCTTGACTGTATCTCTTACATACTACACACAAAAACCCATTCCAGGTGGATTGTATTGTACAActatatgtgaaaaataaaacaaacaagcttCTAGAGTATAACTCAGAAGAATATCTTTATGACCTGGAGACAAGCAAAACTCTTAGAATTAAAAAGTTTTCAACATAAAGGAAAGGATTGGTGAAGTTGATTTAtgttaaaagttttgttttgttcatcaaaaaactccattaagaaaataaaaaagacaagccacaaaacagaagaaatttttaaCCTTTGTAATTACCAAAAGACTTTAATCCAGATTATACATATAAAAACagattcttgccctggccaggtggctgggttggttggagcatcatcctgtacaccagaaggctgcaggttcaatctctggtggGGGAGCGTACAGGAGTCAactgaacaatgtttctctccaacactgatgtttctctctctctctctaaaatcaataaatatatcctctggtgaggattaaaaaaaacaaaaaagccttcTGAATTTTTTGGTCTGCTTGTTATTTCAGTTGCATTCCGTGTAGATTATATATCTGTCCATTTCTCTTtgcagttctgtttttgttttataagtaCATATTTAAAGCCATGTTACCAGGAATATGgctaaatacaattttaaaacctATTATACCTTAAAGTCTACCTCTCTTTGCTACTCATATCTACAAGTTTTCTTTTAGGTAATGCTCAGatgaagtatctttttctatccttttattttcaacatcTTGTTTCAGGTGAATCTTAAAACTAGTATAcagctagtttttttttttaagcctcacctgaggatatgtttattaattttaaagagagaaagaaagggaaaaaaggggagggggcagggtgggaaggaagggagagagagagacagaaagacagagacagacatttatgggttgcctcccatatgcgcccccactggggattgagcctgcaacctaggtatgtgccctgaccaggaatcgaacccacagcctttcgcGGTATGGGACAACAATCCAACCAACCAAGGCATCTGGATAGGGCTACAGTTGGTTTCTTAAAATCCAGTCTGACCATCTTTATCCTTTAATTTAATACAACTTAATGTAATTTCTGAGATTCAAAGTTTAAATCTGCTATCTTACTATGTATGTACTACTTTCTAATTGTCCCccattagtatttcttttttgtcttgccTTCCTTTGGATtgacttgctttttttcttcttttaacctcacctgaggacaatttttcattgcctttagaaagggagggagaaagggagggagggagggaggggagggagagagggggagagagagatagagggagggaggaggaggcaaggagggagagagggaggaagagagagaaaaacagtgactggttgccttttgtacaaGCCCTCACTAGGGATGAAACCCGTAACACTTCATTCCACtagatgacgctctaaccaactaagtcacaccagccagggctagatttattagcttttattattttcctttttccccctctattaGGTTAGAAGTTATACATTCCATTAATCCTGTAGTAGTCATTTTAGAGATTACCACAGGCAACCTAATTTATCAAAGTCTAATGTATTTTCACAAACACAAAGGCCTGTAAATAGTTCAATTCCATCGATATTCTCAATTTATAATTGCTGTCATGgttaattttacatatatttaaaaccatACCAGACATGACTTTATTTTGCATAGACAACACTCATTTAGACTTACCCACacacttttgcttttttttcccttcctgcatCCTTGGCCTTCTACTCAAGATTTTCTGCCTTTAGTATGTCCTTCATTGGTATATTGGTAAGATGAAACAAGAGGGAATGTTCATTCCTGAAAAGTGTTTTTGCTGAATATACCAGAATTCTAAGTTTGCAGTTATTGGATTCTATTGTTTCTGTttagaagtcagctgttagtgTGACtgttttattatatgtaatattttcctCTCTGGCCACTTTTAAGATGTCCGTTTTCTTTGGTTtcttgaaattttacttttatgtatttaggtgATCTCCTTGTATTTATCCTGCTTGTAATTTGTAAAAATCCTAGAatccatatttttatgtataatttctttaaatattgcttATGCTATGTAAATTTTTTCCTTATCCTTCTGGGATTCTAATTCACTATGTTAAACCTTCTCTTGTATAAATTATGTTGTGTTCTTTTACATTTCCAAAGTGGCACATCTCGATACTTCATTCTAAATAGTTCTTCCTAGCCTATCCCCcaattcattgtttcttttttcaaatatatctaAGCTGCTGTTAAATTCATtcacaaagtttttaatttctgttacTATATTTTTACAGTTCCAGGTTTTCTATTTGGCTCTTTTCCAAATATgccttgtcttttaaaaaactgtttgctctgccctgactggtgtggctcagtgggttgggcatcatctcacaaaccaAAGGGTGGACAGTTTGATTCCCTATTACGGCATATGCTCAGGTTAGgggtcaagtccccagtggggggtgtatGTGAGAGATAACTGATCAATGtgtctttctcacactgatgtttctctcctctttctccccccaccttcctctctctctaaaaataaattacttttttaaaaaattgtttgctgACAAAACTGTAAGCTTTTATCTCCCTGAACgttttttttaagtcatataTAAAATTCCTGTATCTAGATCCACTAAGTCTATTTCTATTGACtgtttttactgtttctttttaacattatcCATGGTGTACCATACTGAAACACTACTGAAATACTCTGAGGCCTCCAATTATGTTCCCTTTGTCCTAAAAGGATTTGTTTGCATATGCCAGATGCCTAAGAACACTAGCCGAGAGGTCAGGAATCACTATAATCAAATTCCTGAGACCAAGGTTGTTTAGGGTGCTAGATTTCTCAAAGCTGGCCTAAAATCTGAGTAAAGGCTATTATTTCACTTACAGTTCATCCTTAATCGTAGGAGTCCCAGAGCACGAGATTTTCAGGGTCCTCTAACCTCAGTGGGCCCTGATCGCCAAATTTGTCTCGAGTCTTGAGGGCATCAAAATATGATCAGTTTCTCAGCCTGGACAGGCAAACAGCCCAGAAAATGCAGTTCTAAATGCTGTGCTTACCCTCTTTAGGTTCCTGTCTTTTCCTGGTTTGGACTTAGTAATTCTCTGCTACCTTGGTTCCTCTGATGAGGAGCACATTTTGCTAGAGAGAAGTTTTGTAATTATCGTGAATCTTCCTATTTAGTATTATAAAGTGCCTTTTGCTGTCCCTTAATGTGTTTCCTCCCCCCTTCATTCAATTTTgcttatcatttttcttttgtctttgcagaccattttatttcactttctccaTCCCTTTGTTCTAGAATTTAATTGGCTACATCAtagttgtttatttctatttactaGAATCACCTATTAGAGAAccactgccaaaaaaaaaaaggcagagtcaCAAAGGAAATAATTCCACCTTATACTTACTGTaaattcttcttcctcttcatcacCAGATTCTCCAAATATATCTGCAATAAGATTTCTACAAGGGAACATAAAAAACTTCCATTTGCTTTCTTCTCATCTACATAGGAACCTAAAATCTTTCTAATAGGGTACAATTTACGTTAAGTAAAATGCGCCATTCTCACATCCATTGCAATgggttttgataaaaataaacattcaagtaaCCATTACCCTAGTTAAGATATAGAACAATTTCATCTCCCTAGCAAGTTTGGTTGCAACCTTTTCCAGTCAGTTTTCCACATCAAAATCCTAGAGCCAACCACTACTCTGATTTCTATCACCAGATTAGTTTTACTTATTCTTGAACTTCACATAAGTGGAGTGAGACatgtcctctttattttttccatctaagatcatatttttgagattcatacATGTTATTGTATATATTAACAGTTCAGGAACTAAAATCCCGATTCCCCCAATGTCATGCAATTAGACAGGATATACTATATTTTACCTCACACAAAATTTTAATgcaagtttaaaaaattgtttctaccACCATACATGCACCCTTGAAGACTCATGTTATTATGTCACTTACTCTTCTTCATTCCCTGACTCACTATCACTCCCAAACAGatccttctcttcatttttcttatcagATCGTTCTTtccctgcttcttcttcactgtcaGATGCTACAGTCTTCTCTCTTTTGCCTGATTTGTCTGATATAACATCACTGTCAGAGTTCTCTCCATCGGAGACAACGCGACTCTTCTTTGctgctgtaaaaaaaagaaatcatcattAATCTTACTCTGTCATGGTCATTGCATGACTAAGAACAGGTACCTTAAAATTATAGTACATGGCAAAAATCCAAGGCCTCTTGACATAcagtttagaataaaaaaaaataactaaaggtTCCCTCATCCTTATAATTGTTTGGTATTGTTTAGGAAAAAGTGGCCAAAATATGCAGAATGAAATCATCAATATGGAAATGGGCATCAATAGCTCAATAGTAAGACCtccggctaagatggaggcatagttagacacgctgtgcctccttgcacaaccaaaaggatgacaatttaaaaaacaaaaaaccaccagaactgacagaaaaccaaaccgTATGGAAttacaacaaccaaggagttaaagaagacacgttcatccggacctgtaggaggggaggagtcaggCAGAGAGAACTTGTGGCAAAGCAATGGTTGGAGGGCCAGGGcaggcaaggaggcagctggcggacccagcaaggtggcgaattgtggactgggcagtccaACATTCacctgcagataaactgggagaaacaactggggggCAGGACATActgtgcagggaaataaagcctcaaaccactgatgaAAAACACCTGCAGGGGTTgaggcagctggagaaactcccagcctcacaggagagttcactggagaaaacccacagggtcctagaacgtaaacaaacccacccactcaggaatcagcaccaggagggcccatttgcttgtgggaagcggggaaagtgactgaaatccagcagagagcggagcaagcaccattgttccctctcagaccccgcccccacatacagcgttaCACCGCAGTGATGTGGATTACCACatccaggtgaacacctaaggctctgcccctcactacaagacaaaaaaaaaaaaaaaaaaaaaaaaaagtggctcacatgaaagaagagatcaaagctccagaaaaaatacaactaagtgacaaagagatagccaacctatcagatacacagttcgaagcactggtgatcaggatgctcacagaattggttgattttggtcacaaattagatggaaaaatgaaggctacgctaagtgaaataaggaaaaatgtatagggaaccaatagtgatggaatgaaagctgggactcaaatcaatggtgtggaccacaaaaaagaaagaaacattcaaacagaaaagaatgaagaaacaagaatccaacaaaatgaggagaagcttcggaacctccaggacatctttaaatattccaacatccggatcataggggtgccagaaggagaagaacaagagcaagaaactgaaaacgtatttgaacaaataataaaggagaacttccccattccggcaaaggaaatagacttccaggaagtccaggaagctcagagagtccaaaagaagttggacccaaagaggaacacaccaaggcacatcataattacattacccaaggtaaaaatgaaggagagaatcctagaagcagcaagagataaggagacagtcacctacaaaggagttcccatcagactgtcagctgatttctcaaaagagaccttgcaggcaagaagggactggaaagaagtattccaagtcatgaaaggcaaggacctacatccaaggctgccctatccagcaaagctttcatttagaatagaagaacagataaaatgcttctcagataaggtcaagtgaaagttcttcatcacccagcccttatgttatgaaatgttaaagggacttatctaagaaaaagaagataaaaaatgtatagtaaaatgacagcaaactcacaattattaacagccacacctaaaacaaaaacaaaaagaaactgagcaaacaactagaacaggaacagaaccacagaaatggagatcacatggagggtcagcaacagggaagagggaggaggagagagggggaaaaggtacagagaataagtagcatatatggtaggtagaaaatagacagggggagagcaagaatagtatgggaaatgtagaagctaaagaacttatatgacatatgacatgaactaaaaggggggatgtgaatgggagggtgtgtgcagggcagaggggagtgaaggggggaaaatgggataactgtaatagcataatcaataaaatatatttttaaaaaatagcagcaAGGTAATTACTGACTTGAAACCTTTGACTTACTGTTGCTCATCAGtccttgtttgttgttttaattgaatttgttggggtgatattggttattAAAGTTAtgtaggcttcaggtgtacaattctttAAGTCCCTATTTTTTAATGCAAACTAGCAAAGATGTAATTCTAAGAAGTTGTGTAACTATGtgattttcatttgaaataatcttttaaaagtaaaaaaaaaaaacccttcaataGGTGCCTTttcttttggggaagaaaaaataagacaaggcTCATGCACATACTTGTGTACCTTCTACTGCTGCTTAGTATTAGCAGAATTAAAAAGGCTGGATGTTCTTTTGTGGTATCTCCATGTTCCTTGATCATTGCTGGTCAGTTtggaattttttcatttcacttaataaACTAGGACATGTTTGGtaatctttttccttctcctgtaACAACTATCAGATTACAAAGGAGTGTGTCTTTTCCAAAAAAGATGTTTCATAAAGAAGTAATCAAGTAGCAAAGACTAAAATACTCTGCAGATATGGAGTCTCTAAATAAAGAGGTGTGCACGACCTGAGAGCTCAGTCACTGTCTGATGGCATCTAGGGTATAAGCTGTGTAAGAGTCCCATAGCTAACTCTGGTTACACTTGGTAAATGGTTATACGTTTCCATGTAAacatatttctttgaaatattacCCTTTGCAGTAAAATTACTAAATCTTTCATATTTCCACTGAAATTTGAGTTTATCATTTTGAGGTCATCAGAAATTAACAAATAGAaacaagaaacttaaaaaaaaaaaaaaccctgttctAAACCCCTGTTTAGTTCTGttagaactaaaaagaaatttaataataaGATTAGTTAATGAAAATCAAGGAAACCAGTATCCTGGTGATACTTCAGAAATTCAAGTTGAATGAGAGAATATAGATCTAACATTCCAGAAAAAGGCAATGATTTATAGTTATAAGCTTAGATGTTAAATAAAGCTATGGATAAATAGCCCAAAATAGTTCCTTACATGCTTTCTCTTCTTCACTATCAGAAAGTACAGCAGCTTTTCGCTTTGctattttctcctcctctctctctctttcttcatcttcatcaCTGTCAATTTTTGGCCTTTTGGGTTCATCCTCCTCACTGTCAGAACTGTGAAACCTGTTTCTGTCTATATGGCTATCTAAATGGAAGGAGTTGTTCTGTACTTCAGTatcctcccctttattctccccATCGCTGTCATCCTCTGACTTGGGTTTCTGTTTGTGTCTGGAGGCCTCCTCAATGTCTGAATCACTGGCTGGTCCCTTCTGAGGATCCTCACTCTCAGAGTCACTGACTTGAGGTTTGGGAAGCTCCTCATTTTCGGAATCACTGGCCTGGTTCCTTGGGGGATCCTCGCTCTCTGAATCACTAATTCGGGGTTTGGGAAGCTCCTCATTTTCAGAGTCACTGACTTGGTGCCTTGGTGGGTCCTCACTTTCTGAGTCACTGATACGGGCCTTGGGAAGCTCTTCATTTTCTGAGTCACTGGCTTGGTGCCTTGGGGGGTCCTCACTTTCTGAGTCACTGATATGGGGTTTGGGAAGTTCCTCATTTTCAGAGTCACTGGCCTGCATCCTCTGAGGCTCCTCGCTTTCTGAGTCACTGATCTGAGGTTTAGGAAGCTCCTCACTTTCAGAATCACTAATCTGAGGTTTGGGAAGCTCCTCATTTTCAGAGTCACTGGCTTGGTTCCTTTGAGGTTCCTCACTCTCAGAGTCACTGATTTGAGGTTTTATAGCATCCTCTGCTTCAGAGTCAGTGGCAGGACTTTTGGGGAGCTCTTCAATCTCTGAATCACTGGCAGGATGCTTTCTAACATCTTCATTTTCAGAGTCACTGGCATGCCCATTAAGAAGTTCTTCATTTTCAGAGTCACTAACAGGTAATTTCTTGGTCTCCTCACTCTCAGATTCACTCCCATGGTGACTGATACCCTCATTTTCAGAATCACTTGCACGAGGTTCTGCATGTTCTTCAGATTCAGATTCACTGTCCTTTTGCCTTTGAAGCTCCTCACTTTCAGAATCACTAGCATTAAGATTTGAGGGCTCGTCATTCTCAGAGTCTGTCACATGATGTCTTTTGTTGAGACCATCTTCTCGATCACTAGGCTCATtctgaaaaagggagaaaaaaatgagaaaagtaccAAAAATGTTTGGTAGTGAAATgtcaatattttttccaacaattttttaaaatgtaggaatacagccctggctgatgtggctcagtggattgagcgctggcctgcaaatcaaaaggtcaccagtttgattcccagtcaagtcacatgcctgggttgcaggccagacccccagttgggggcgtgcaacaggcaacagatcgatgtatCTCCCACacttcaatgtttttctccctctctccccactctctaaataaaatattcaaaataaataaataaaatgtaggaatatacatttaaatgtagAATTCTTGTCCAATATCTATATAGAAACATCCCACTTTATAGAAGGCCATCTATCTACAAAATGATTAACAGGTTTGGGTTCCAAAATGGAGAAATGATAACCAGTTTTTACCAACACAAAATTTGCagagcttaaaaaacaaacaagcaaaaaaagccTAACTCTCTCACATATGTTTAGAACTTTCTGTAACCtctaaacatatttttcaaagcaaTACTAACATGtacctacatttttttaaaagggcttTCTCTGCAAGGTTAAAGTAAggtttttagaatttatttagagagagaggggaagggagagaaccatcaattgcttgcctcctatatgcaccctgaccaaggacagaacccacaacctaggcatgtgcccctttggttcacagatgacgtccaatcaactgagccacaatggtcagggcagattaaaattattttaaggaaaagaaatataaaactttaaaggCTCAAAAAGTATATAAGGCATCTCCCCCAAAGTGAATCTAAACAAAAAAGGAGAGGTGTAAATAGTATTTACCAAGCACCTAATAACAGCCAGTTACCATGTTAAACTCTCTCCTATTAATTCATTTACTCTTCATAACAGTACTTTTCatggtaagaaaactgaggcttggagcaGTCTTGGTCATATATATAGTAACCTAGGTGGAAAAGTTTAAGTTTTATAGAAAACATGACAAATCTAACTATATTGACACAGAATGTTGCTTGGAAGtaatctaaaaatatacaaacttaGTATATGTGttttatagctattttttttaatgcaaacaaaataggcctggctggtgtggttcagtggattgagtgctggcctgcgaatcaaatggtcactggtttgattcccagtcagggcaggccaggtccccagtggggggtgtttgagaggcaaccacactttgatgtttctctccgtgtttctccttccctttctctaaaaataaataaataaataaaatctttaaaatgtagagaaaaatacacaaaattaatcATACAAAGACACTTTAGGATCTGggggatttttttcccatttagcaTTTGATTTTCAATCATATAGTGATAACATTCTGGTTTACAAAGTGCAAGTGCCTCTGTGTTAAAAATTTACTAAGTCTATAATATAGTAagtctatttattaaatatttctctttataataTATGACTGTTATTACATGAACTTACCACAGATCAATTTCCAAGGAACAGATCCTTTAATAGTTTATATGCCCAATTGTGCTATAAAGTGCTAAGAGAATCCAGTGACAAGATAAATGGCATGATGTGTTTTCACTAAATCTATACTTTGACCTCTTCAGCAGCTGTGTCTAATGAAAAGCCAGCCAAATATATTCTAACACTACTGTGAAGGtatgcataattattttgaaagtatataGGAAGTGACTGAGGTTTAAAAGAGTATGGCAACAGG from Phyllostomus discolor isolate MPI-MPIP mPhyDis1 chromosome 4, mPhyDis1.pri.v3, whole genome shotgun sequence encodes the following:
- the IWS1 gene encoding protein IWS1 homolog isoform X1; translation: MDSEYYIGDQSADDGGATPVQDERDSGSDVEDDVNEQHSGSDTGSVEHHSENEPSDREDGLNKRHHVTDSENDEPSNLNASDSESEELQRQKDSESESEEHAEPRASDSENEGISHHGSESESEETKKLPVSDSENEELLNGHASDSENEDVRKHPASDSEIEELPKSPATDSEAEDAIKPQISDSESEEPQRNQASDSENEELPKPQISDSESEELPKPQISDSESEEPQRMQASDSENEELPKPHISDSESEDPPRHQASDSENEELPKARISDSESEDPPRHQVSDSENEELPKPRISDSESEDPPRNQASDSENEELPKPQVSDSESEDPQKGPASDSDIEEASRHKQKPKSEDDSDGENKGEDTEVQNNSFHLDSHIDRNRFHSSDSEEDEPKRPKIDSDEDEEREREEEKIAKRKAAVLSDSEEEKASAKKSRVVSDGENSDSDVISDKSGKREKTVASDSEEEAGKERSDKKNEEKDLFGSDSESGNEEENLIADIFGESGDEEEEEFTGFNQEDLEEEKSETQVKEAEDSDSDDNIKRGKHMDFLSDFEMMLQRKKSMSGKRRRNRDGGTFISDADDVVSAMIVKMNEAAEEDRQLNNQKKPALKKLTLLPTVVMHLKKQDLKETFIDSGVMSAIKEWLSPLPDRSLPALKIREELLKILQELPSVSQETLKHSGIGRAVMYLYKHPKESRSNKDMAGKLINEWSRPIFGLTSNYKGMTREEREQRDLEQMPQRRRMSSTGGQTPRRDLEKVLTGEEKALRPGDPGFCARARVPMPSNKDYVVRPKWNVEMESSRFQGTSKKGISRLDKQMRKFTDIRKKSRSAHAVKISIEGNKMPL
- the IWS1 gene encoding protein IWS1 homolog isoform X2, with the translated sequence MDSEYYIGDQSDDGGATPVQDERDSGSDVEDDVNEQHSGSDTGSVEHHSENEPSDREDGLNKRHHVTDSENDEPSNLNASDSESEELQRQKDSESESEEHAEPRASDSENEGISHHGSESESEETKKLPVSDSENEELLNGHASDSENEDVRKHPASDSEIEELPKSPATDSEAEDAIKPQISDSESEEPQRNQASDSENEELPKPQISDSESEELPKPQISDSESEEPQRMQASDSENEELPKPHISDSESEDPPRHQASDSENEELPKARISDSESEDPPRHQVSDSENEELPKPRISDSESEDPPRNQASDSENEELPKPQVSDSESEDPQKGPASDSDIEEASRHKQKPKSEDDSDGENKGEDTEVQNNSFHLDSHIDRNRFHSSDSEEDEPKRPKIDSDEDEEREREEEKIAKRKAAVLSDSEEEKASAKKSRVVSDGENSDSDVISDKSGKREKTVASDSEEEAGKERSDKKNEEKDLFGSDSESGNEEENLIADIFGESGDEEEEEFTGFNQEDLEEEKSETQVKEAEDSDSDDNIKRGKHMDFLSDFEMMLQRKKSMSGKRRRNRDGGTFISDADDVVSAMIVKMNEAAEEDRQLNNQKKPALKKLTLLPTVVMHLKKQDLKETFIDSGVMSAIKEWLSPLPDRSLPALKIREELLKILQELPSVSQETLKHSGIGRAVMYLYKHPKESRSNKDMAGKLINEWSRPIFGLTSNYKGMTREEREQRDLEQMPQRRRMSSTGGQTPRRDLEKVLTGEEKALRPGDPGFCARARVPMPSNKDYVVRPKWNVEMESSRFQGTSKKGISRLDKQMRKFTDIRKKSRSAHAVKISIEGNKMPL